One window of Burkholderia cepacia GG4 genomic DNA carries:
- a CDS encoding GntR family transcriptional regulator codes for MEARLDSTADAVAASLREMIIDGELQGGERLVERDLAERFGISRIPLREAIQRLEREGLLDIFRNRGAVVRMLSASDVQEIYDMRALLEGDAIYRSVKRLDDETLARAELVHRLLGESSVPRRQGELNREFHALLYSCCGNERQLKAIAELRSQVERYERLQTTLLADTPSFQVEHDGILQACRARNARGARAMTVAHLDSARRIVMRLVEGE; via the coding sequence ATGGAAGCCAGACTCGACTCCACGGCGGACGCGGTGGCCGCATCGCTGCGGGAAATGATCATCGACGGCGAGTTGCAGGGAGGCGAGCGGCTCGTCGAGCGCGATCTCGCCGAGCGCTTCGGGATCAGCCGGATTCCGCTGCGCGAGGCGATCCAGCGCCTGGAGCGCGAAGGGCTGCTGGACATCTTCCGCAATCGCGGCGCGGTCGTGCGGATGCTGAGCGCATCCGACGTGCAGGAAATCTACGACATGCGCGCACTGCTCGAAGGCGACGCGATCTACCGCAGCGTGAAGCGGCTCGACGACGAAACGCTCGCGCGCGCCGAACTCGTGCACCGGCTGCTCGGCGAATCGAGCGTGCCGCGCCGGCAGGGCGAGCTGAACCGTGAATTCCATGCGCTGCTGTATTCGTGCTGCGGCAACGAGCGGCAGTTGAAGGCGATCGCGGAGTTGCGCAGCCAGGTCGAGCGGTACGAGCGCCTGCAGACTACCTTGCTCGCGGATACGCCGTCGTTCCAGGTCGAGCACGACGGCATCCTGCAAGCGTGCCGCGCGCGCAATGCTCGCGGCGCACGCGCGATGACGGTCGCGCATCTCGATTCAGCCCGACGCATCGTGATGCGGCTCGTCGAAGGCGAGTGA
- a CDS encoding SDR family oxidoreductase: MRLKNKSALITGGTSGIGLATAKLFIAEGARVAVTGRDDAVFERVKAELGENAIILKGDVRSIKDMRAIAAEVTAQFGGLDVVFANAGWAFPSAVDDIDDALYDEIMDVNVKGVVFTLQAMLPHLREGSSVILNTSFVARTGKHGISLTAAAKAAVRSLARSWSYEFLDRKIRFNAIAPGAINTPLITKWGMPDEWVRDRRAEFAAAIPVGRLGKAEDIAYAALYLASDESSYVVGTELVVDGGASQL; this comes from the coding sequence ATGAGGCTCAAGAACAAATCGGCTTTGATCACCGGTGGAACCAGTGGCATCGGTCTTGCAACCGCGAAGCTGTTCATTGCAGAAGGTGCCCGAGTCGCGGTTACGGGTCGCGATGATGCCGTGTTTGAGCGTGTGAAGGCCGAGCTTGGCGAGAACGCGATCATTCTCAAGGGCGACGTGCGTTCGATCAAGGACATGCGGGCGATTGCCGCTGAGGTAACAGCGCAGTTCGGCGGCCTGGATGTCGTGTTCGCCAACGCCGGCTGGGCTTTCCCGTCCGCCGTCGACGACATCGACGACGCGCTCTATGACGAGATCATGGACGTCAACGTCAAGGGTGTGGTGTTCACGCTTCAAGCGATGTTGCCGCACTTGCGCGAAGGTTCCTCAGTCATCCTCAATACATCGTTTGTCGCGCGGACCGGCAAGCATGGCATCTCGTTGACTGCAGCAGCAAAGGCCGCCGTTCGATCGCTTGCCCGCAGCTGGTCCTATGAGTTTCTCGACCGGAAGATCCGCTTCAACGCGATCGCGCCCGGCGCGATCAACACGCCCCTGATCACCAAGTGGGGCATGCCCGACGAATGGGTTCGCGACCGTCGGGCCGAGTTCGCCGCAGCGATTCCGGTGGGCCGCCTGGGCAAGGCCGAGGACATCGCCTACGCGGCGCTGTATCTCGCCAGCGACGAGTCCTCCTACGTCGTCGGCACCGAACTGGTCGTCGACGGCGGTGCCTCGCAGCTTTAA
- a CDS encoding DJ-1/PfpI family protein, whose amino-acid sequence MTDSSDNNASAKQLNRAGRSRRDVLKLGSAATLGAVLGGGALLGHATPALAQAGSKGVLAPNDPLDILIVNFDGGTLLDFAGPSEIFHRLPNTNVRYASLDGGNVTLEFGVVYGKTERLADIEKTDLILVPGGSDLTAPMQPAYQAQIRRLAESAKYVTSVCNGSLVLAATGVLKGKRSACHWAFVNKLSEYGAIPVPDRFVEDDNGRFMSGGGVTAGIDFALRVAAKLRGQQAAEFTQLAIEYDPAPPFHSGHPRDARPDVIAMVDKKLPGASRGLARIPGVR is encoded by the coding sequence TTGACCGACAGTAGCGATAACAATGCTTCCGCAAAGCAACTCAACCGAGCAGGTCGTTCGCGCCGCGATGTTCTCAAGCTCGGCAGCGCCGCCACCCTCGGCGCCGTCCTGGGTGGTGGCGCGTTGCTTGGGCACGCCACGCCTGCTCTTGCACAGGCAGGCAGCAAGGGGGTACTTGCGCCGAATGACCCCCTCGATATTCTGATCGTCAATTTCGATGGCGGTACGCTTCTCGACTTCGCCGGCCCCAGCGAGATTTTCCACCGGCTACCCAATACGAACGTGCGCTACGCGAGCCTCGATGGAGGCAACGTGACGCTCGAATTTGGCGTCGTGTATGGCAAGACCGAACGACTGGCCGATATCGAGAAGACCGACTTGATCCTGGTCCCCGGCGGGTCCGATTTGACGGCGCCGATGCAGCCGGCGTATCAGGCTCAGATCCGGCGTCTGGCAGAAAGCGCCAAATACGTTACGTCGGTTTGCAACGGATCGCTCGTGCTCGCCGCAACAGGCGTTCTCAAGGGCAAGCGAAGCGCCTGCCATTGGGCCTTCGTCAACAAGCTGTCGGAATATGGCGCCATTCCCGTTCCCGATCGCTTCGTGGAAGACGACAACGGCCGGTTCATGAGCGGCGGCGGCGTGACGGCGGGCATCGACTTCGCACTTCGCGTGGCAGCGAAACTGCGCGGTCAACAGGCCGCCGAATTCACGCAGCTCGCGATCGAATACGATCCCGCTCCGCCGTTCCACTCTGGTCATCCCAGGGACGCACGGCCGGATGTCATCGCGATGGTCGACAAAAAACTGCCCGGCGCATCCCGGGGGCTCGCACGCATCCCCGGCGTTCGCTGA
- a CDS encoding YybH family protein, which translates to MPQIRLCTVALAACVSFFAFTAPATAGGSQRPPEAAIKAENARWADAFARGDYEAIGRLYTDDGTLLPPGGDKVTGSRAIAAYFTKGYAGSKPGTVSFSHDEFYGNDRFVTEVSDAEVRDHDGKLQIRAKQILVFVKQAGVWKLHRDMWNDYAPVKTADQ; encoded by the coding sequence ATGCCACAGATCCGTCTTTGTACTGTTGCGCTTGCAGCCTGCGTCTCCTTTTTCGCCTTCACCGCGCCGGCCACCGCCGGCGGTTCGCAACGTCCGCCCGAAGCGGCCATCAAGGCCGAAAACGCGCGATGGGCGGATGCCTTTGCGCGAGGCGACTATGAGGCGATAGGCCGCCTCTATACCGACGACGGCACACTCTTGCCGCCCGGAGGCGACAAAGTCACCGGGAGCCGCGCGATCGCCGCGTACTTCACCAAGGGGTATGCCGGATCAAAACCCGGCACCGTATCGTTCAGCCATGACGAGTTCTACGGTAATGACCGGTTCGTGACGGAGGTTTCGGATGCGGAGGTCCGCGACCACGATGGCAAGCTCCAGATCCGCGCCAAGCAGATTCTCGTCTTTGTGAAACAGGCCGGCGTGTGGAAGCTGCATCGCGACATGTGGAATGACTACGCTCCCGTCAAAACCGCCGACCAGTGA
- a CDS encoding OsmC family protein, which produces MAHGEHKYRVAVEWTGNRGTGTSGYREYGRDHVIRAGSKPDIPGSSDPAFRGDAARWNPEDLLLASASACHKLWYLHLCADAGIRVLAYVDDAEGTMLDSPEQGRFTEIVLHPRVTIRAGDDRALAERLHHDAHAKCYVANSVNFPIRCEPVIEFAAE; this is translated from the coding sequence ATGGCGCATGGCGAACACAAGTACCGGGTGGCAGTGGAGTGGACCGGCAACCGGGGAACCGGCACGTCGGGGTATCGCGAATATGGCCGCGATCATGTGATCCGCGCGGGTTCGAAGCCGGACATTCCGGGCTCGTCGGACCCGGCGTTCCGCGGTGACGCGGCGCGCTGGAATCCGGAAGACCTGCTGCTGGCGTCGGCATCGGCATGCCACAAGCTCTGGTATCTGCATCTGTGTGCCGATGCGGGCATCCGCGTGCTCGCGTATGTCGACGATGCCGAAGGAACGATGCTCGACAGCCCCGAGCAGGGGCGCTTCACCGAAATCGTGCTGCACCCGCGCGTGACGATCCGCGCGGGCGACGATCGTGCGCTGGCGGAGCGGCTGCATCATGACGCGCATGCGAAGTGCTATGTCGCGAACTCCGTCAACTTCCCGATCCGGTGCGAACCGGTGATCGAGTTCGCCGCCGAGTGA
- a CDS encoding GlxA family transcriptional regulator codes for MHRIGFFVCRGYDVLDLGGPLSAFNQVVTAAGHTPYDLHVVSQSGGPVLGNTGLSIETKPIGRRTFDTVIFVGGEIEPMQTSENIAAARKLAAKASRVASVCTGAFLLAETGLLDGLRAATHWRYAALLQSRFPRTRVDGDSIYIVDGRVWTSAGIASGIDLALGIIERDMGAETARAVSRLLVVPYRRPGGQSQFSAMSQMEPESDRIRIALNFAREHLAEALPVERLADAARLSLRQFGRAFRRETGETPAKAVERLRVEAARLRLQGGSEPIEQIALAVGFTDPERMRRAFIKLHGHPPQAIRRESRSNGAR; via the coding sequence ATGCATCGAATTGGATTCTTCGTTTGCCGTGGCTACGATGTGCTTGATCTTGGCGGGCCGCTGTCGGCCTTTAATCAGGTGGTCACAGCCGCCGGCCATACGCCATATGACCTTCATGTCGTCTCGCAATCCGGCGGCCCGGTTCTGGGCAATACGGGCCTTTCGATCGAGACGAAGCCGATCGGAAGGCGCACGTTCGACACCGTCATTTTCGTGGGCGGCGAGATCGAGCCGATGCAGACGTCGGAGAATATCGCCGCCGCCAGAAAATTGGCCGCCAAAGCCTCGCGGGTGGCAAGCGTGTGTACGGGAGCGTTTCTGCTTGCGGAAACCGGCTTGCTGGACGGCTTGAGAGCCGCGACCCACTGGCGATACGCTGCGCTGTTGCAGTCGCGCTTCCCGCGCACGCGAGTCGACGGCGACAGTATCTATATCGTGGATGGCCGCGTCTGGACCTCCGCCGGCATCGCCTCCGGAATCGACCTGGCGCTCGGCATCATTGAAAGGGATATGGGCGCAGAGACTGCGCGCGCCGTCTCCCGGCTTCTGGTGGTGCCGTATCGTCGACCAGGAGGGCAGTCCCAATTCTCCGCCATGTCGCAGATGGAACCGGAATCGGATCGCATCCGCATCGCCCTGAATTTTGCCCGGGAACATCTGGCTGAAGCATTGCCTGTCGAACGACTCGCCGATGCCGCAAGATTGAGCTTGCGGCAGTTCGGCCGAGCCTTTCGCCGCGAAACCGGTGAAACACCAGCCAAGGCGGTCGAGCGCTTGCGAGTCGAAGCTGCGCGGCTGCGCCTGCAGGGTGGCAGCGAACCAATCGAACAGATTGCCCTGGCGGTGGGATTCACAGATCCGGAACGGATGCGCAGGGCCTTCATCAAGCTGCATGGGCACCCGCCGCAAGCAATTCGACGCGAGAGCAGATCGAACGGCGCGCGCTGA
- a CDS encoding glutathione S-transferase family protein, with amino-acid sequence METTLKLFYYPGNASMAPHFVLEEIGKPFELAFVDRTRDQHKSPEYLALNPNGLIPVLVDGDLVLYETAAICLHLADTHPEQRLAPALGTLERARFYKWLMWLTNTLQATLIAYFYPERWVDAGNAAGAAQVKAHAEEKVTTLLDLLEEQLDASGGPWLLGAHYTVLDPYALMLCRWTRGFTEPARQRPRLSDYLQQVLARPAIQRALKTEGLAAPWV; translated from the coding sequence ATGGAGACGACGTTGAAGCTGTTCTACTACCCGGGCAACGCAAGCATGGCGCCCCATTTCGTGCTGGAAGAAATCGGGAAGCCGTTCGAGCTGGCGTTCGTCGACCGCACGCGCGACCAGCACAAGTCGCCCGAGTACCTCGCACTCAATCCGAACGGCCTCATTCCGGTGCTGGTCGACGGTGACCTGGTGTTGTACGAGACCGCCGCGATTTGTCTGCATCTCGCCGATACGCATCCGGAGCAGCGGCTTGCCCCGGCGCTCGGTACGCTCGAGCGAGCCCGCTTCTACAAGTGGCTGATGTGGTTGACCAACACGCTGCAGGCGACGTTGATCGCGTATTTCTACCCGGAGCGATGGGTCGACGCGGGCAACGCGGCGGGCGCCGCGCAGGTGAAGGCGCATGCGGAAGAGAAGGTCACCACGCTGCTGGATCTGCTCGAGGAACAGCTCGACGCAAGCGGCGGCCCCTGGCTGCTCGGTGCGCACTACACGGTGCTCGATCCGTATGCGTTGATGCTGTGTCGCTGGACGCGGGGCTTCACCGAGCCGGCGCGACAACGTCCGCGGCTCAGCGATTATCTGCAGCAGGTACTCGCGCGCCCGGCGATCCAGCGCGCATTGAAGACGGAAGGGCTCGCGGCGCCCTGGGTGTAA